The following proteins are encoded in a genomic region of Amblyraja radiata isolate CabotCenter1 chromosome 19, sAmbRad1.1.pri, whole genome shotgun sequence:
- the LOC116984193 gene encoding NACHT, LRR and PYD domains-containing protein 14-like encodes MHYLFESQNPALAQQTLGSVETLSFSGLRLTPIDCAVLSHAIRLCDTIKRLDLDHCSIQCEGLQRLGPALHKCQHLGLGDNDLGDSGVKLVSATLRNPDCKLQTLTLYKVGLTDSGAEDLVSALTTKPSLTALDLGHNSLTYRSVPTLRQLILNLPRLERIWLWGNRFSPTGRKELRSLQERKPGLRVTCDPLRV; translated from the exons atgcactacctgtttgagtctcagaatcctgcactggctcagcagacactgggatctgtggaaacactttcattcagtggcctgcgactgaccccgattgactgtgcggtcctgtctcatgccatcaggctctgtgatacaatcaaacgCCTCGATCTGGATCACTGCagcattcagtgtgaaggtctccagcggctgggaccggctctgcacaagtgtcagcaCTTGGG ACTGGGAGACAAcgacctgggagattccggagtgaaactggtgtctgcgactctgaggaacccggactgtaaattACAGACACTGAC GCTGTACaaagtcggtctcacagattctggagccgaggatctcgtctccgctctcaCTACAAAGCCCTCACTGACGGCACTGGACCTCGGACACAACTCCCTCACATACAGATCTGTCCCCACTCTCCGCCAACTCATACTGAACCTCCCGAGACTGGAGCGGATctg GCTGTGGGGGAATAGGTTCAGTCCAACAGGGAGGAAGGAACTGAGGTCGCTGCAGGAACGGAAACCAGGACTGAGAGTGACGTGTGATCCTCTCCGCGTGTAA